In Sphaeramia orbicularis chromosome 9, fSphaOr1.1, whole genome shotgun sequence, the sequence TGCTGGGAGATGTGGTGAATGCTGGCGCTCCAGTGTGGAGAAGGTGGTAAACTGGACTCTCTTTCTCTTACTGGTGGGTGAATGGAGGGACTCGGTGTGCATAGGTTTGCTCCTGAGGGAGCCCACACAGCTAATGGGAGAGTCTGTAACAGAGGCCAGGCAGCTGGGCCTTCTAGACAGAGAGGCAGTTTTATCAGGCACAATGTCTATCACGGTGGTTGTAGTTTGGGAGTCTTGTTGGATTGGACTGCCTGGCACGCTCATCACTAGCTCAGCATCTGTGCCAAGCCACACCCAATCATGTCTATGTCCTGTTGGCTCCTGGTTATGAGAAGGGGGCTTCTTGTGTCTGAACTTAACAACATAAGAGATACAGTTGACCAGAAACACCAGGATGGCCAGGCAAAAGACACCCAACAAAGCGTACATCCCAATCTCCAAGTCTGTGAGAGGCCTGTTGGCCAACAACTCCTCACCACCAATTTCCACCTCCACTGATTCCCTCCCAGGCACCTCAACCTTGGTAGGGAAGTTGTTATAGTTCACCAAGTTACCAGGTGCCTTCACAGTGCTAGTGAGGCTAACACTGCCCATGTCCTCTACTATCATATTGTCTGAATCATATCCTTTGCTGCTTTCACTGGGGCTGCTCATCATGTTGACGTTGACCATGCTGGTAGGACTACCAGGGTTTCCAGAATTGCTGGTCTTTCCAACTCCTCCAAGGCTGCCGCTAGTTATGTAAGTGCgttctgtagatttaacagtggttGTGATTTTCTGCATTGCACCCTCCTCTCTTTCTGAGCTTGCAGGTGGATCCCTAGATGGTATCCTCAATTTCTTCTCACTATCTGCACCCTCACCATCATTCCCGTAGTCACTGCCTTTGTCCTTGCTACCAACATTGCTGCCGTCAGAGCTGGAATTATTGTCTGGGCGCCGACTGTTCACCTGAAACTTGACCTTAAGGCTCCCATTGCCTACAGCCACAGTGCTTTTACGTTTGGACTTTTGGCAGGCTTCACAGATGGACAGTTCCACTTTGACCAGCCCACCCTCACCTTCTCCTTCCGCAACCACAGCCTGAGGCGTGCCCTGCACTGACACCACACCCTGATCGAGAGATGTCGCCGTCAAACGGTAGAAGGCAGGATCATAAATATCGAGAGGTGTCTGGTTGCCATCACTGAACTGCACCCAGGCACTGATGAAagctttctaaaaaaaaaaaaaaaatatgggaaGCAGACCATGTTCAAAGAAAATTTGTGTTGTTATCACTCATGAGAAACATGGCAGATGTACTAAGCTAAGATCATTACCTGTCTGGGGCTCTGTAGAATTTCTTGCGTGGTTGTTGTAGCGAGGATGGCCTTGTTGCTTCCAGGACTGAGCTGAAGCGTCATGGAGAGTCCTGTGACCACCTGAACCCCCAACTCAGTGATGGTCACCTTCTCATCCACAACCTGAATTGGTGTCTTACCCAAGATTGTGTCAGAAAGTGGAGAAAACACCTAGAATGACATGGAAAAACTGTACATTAGCTGTGGATGGAACAGGACATGTTCTGCCATTTCTCAGTGTCATATTAGAAGTTTGGTAATATCAACTTTGTGGTAAAAATATTCAGGAGGGTTTCAAATGAGAGCTTGTTACCTGGATTGTGGTTGTCCCTAGGTCTCGTCCTTGTAGCACCCTTCCTGCCTGTAGTCTTGCTACACGTGGGTCCTCCACCTTCATGAAATATCTAACTAGCCTTGTGACATCCACCTGCCAATCAGAGCCCAGGAAGTAGGCCTTAGGATCCCGAGGGTCTTCCTGCTCAGCTACAAAATGGGTTAGCACTCGCACCATGGCGTGCTGAAACTGTAGCATGCAGCCCTTCCCCTTTCTGTCCTCTTCTTCACTGTTCCAACCAGGTCTGGAGTATGAGCACAGAAAATACACATATAGGTCACACCTGTCACACAGTAAATGCTTTGTTCTGCTATACTCCAATCACTCAAGCCCATCTCTTTGCTTGATTGGATCGCAGTAAGATACTGCAGTACATTATGTAATGGAATGAAAACCCTAAACCCTTAGAAAGATATGATTTAAATTTACATGGGCTAAAGGACATTTCTATAAATCCCATCTAGAAACCAAATAGAGAAAGTCTCTAGGTAAAACAAATGGGTTGTTTGTATGTCTCACCTCTTGGATGTCAATATCGGTACCCTCCAGCTTTTGATCTGGCTTAGGTCTGTGTCTGACACCTCAATCTGAAGTGGGAGTCGGGGCATCCACACATTCATTTCCAGCTGAGCACTCAGGTAGCTATAGGTGAAgttcaccatcatcttcaactTCCCTTTTGTCTCCTTTCCATTCACAAACACATAATCGCACCTGTCTGAAACCTGGATAAGAGGCGATAATATACAAAGAGAAAGAATCCGTCAGAACGCAAATATCTTATCACTTTAATTTGAGTGATAATATCAAAACGTTTGTGTAAGTCCGCTTGGGTAAACAATCTATATCAAACTCAGAATGAGATTGTTGTCAATGAAGGAGATGTTTGTTATCTaaccaaagacaaaaaataatcaaGCATTCTCATAAAAGTCACTATTTTAACAAATAGGCCATTGCTGCAACAACAGATTGCCTTGCAGCAGTTTTGCACTGCATGTGTTACCATAGTAATGTCAGCTTGCAGTAATAAACTACTGTGATGATCACCGGGCCGAAGCTTTAGGAAGAGGCGGTATTGCAATTTTATGTTAATCAAAATATGTGGTGCAGAGTTGAACATCAGTCCTTCACAGCCAAGTGCATTCATTACCCATAATTTCAAAGGTGACCTTGGCAAGTTTAGGCGACTGCTGAAAGATCTCATGGACATTTTGTGTCCCTGGTAGACACAAGTCAGGAGCTTTGCCTTGGTCCCCTCAACAGCCACTACTTGAAATAAATTGGATAATTAACGCCACATTGAAATTCAGTCACCAGCTCTGAGATGTGCATAggggagagagggaaaaaaactaTGACTTTGACAGATAGCCTAAGGAGGAATGCAAATGGCAAATGGATTCCTGTTCTCATTCACATGAACCCAACAGTTTGCTGGAGGATAGTCTGTGACAGGACAACCTATTTGTGAGAGAATCTTATGACATCATTGCATCTGAGTCAGTCAATCTGCACTCTTGACCAGAACTAAAGCTTCTGAATGACCATGTCACTGTATGTTCTCCTTACAGCTCACTGCAATTCCCTGACCTCTTTTCTACAAATGATCCTATGCTTGATTTATATCCAAACAGCAGATTTGTCATATCGGGCACTGAAGCCCTTGAACACTTGTTAAGGAAAAAAATTGTAATGCAAGCTTGGGACAATAGACAAGCCATGATTTATCTCCAGTAGAGTCATGTGGagtttttcattttaattcagtgtgGAGGTAGTCAACCAGTCAGCCACGATCCAAGTTACTTTGCTCATTTCCAGTTTTTTAAGGAAACTAGAGCTCCGTGCTCAGATTTTACACCAGCCATGTTCGAATAATTTTCTGAGGCACCAGTGTAAAGGGACTACTGTTTTAATATACCATCCTTTCACTTTTTCCTTATAATCGCACACTTTGGCTAAGAATATTCCGCTGTGTTTTCATGTCAAAATAGATTTCTATTTAAATAGTTTTTTGGAGGGAATACAGTATTCAACACACAGAAACTGGAAAATGATGAGATGCCGGTTTCACTGGCATCATTGTTACTATTTCCCTGAATGAATGCAGCAGGAAAAGTTATAGTGTGCAGGTTGTGTAGCTCCGTTGTGAAAGGGCAAAGTAAGTTCATGTGGTGCACTGAGTTCAAGCAATAGCCATTATGCattatgaaaaatccaaattAATCAACCAAGCAGAAGTATATGCACCATATGCCCAATCTAAAAATGTTTAAGTGTCCATCCTTCAATCCTAAACTGACAAGGAGAATGCCTTTGCACGTTTTAAgccccactgtcatttatccacaTTTGAAAAACCTTTCCATCATCACGGATTAcactttgttttgctttgtttttgtcacATGAGCCATCTATTCAAGATAAATCCTTCCCATCTATCACTAGCAGATTTGATACTCTTCAGACACACTACAAGAGAAAAGATATCTGAGTCAAGCTGTTAGACTAAGAAGATTAAAGGGAATATTTGTGACTGAAGCTGCTGTCTGGTCAGCAAATACACTGAGAGCTACAGTAAGCTTAAATATTACAGGGTTGAAAAGAATGATTTAGTCCACATCATCCCTCCTGACATCCAAATATAATCCTGCTTTTCTTATAACTGACACCCATCTGTGTTTAATAAATGCACACTTATTGTATGCATGTATTATGTGCTGGAATGTAGTCATGGAGCTTATTTTTTAACTGAGGCATCTGTTGTTTGCTCAACCTGCTTTGGGACATACTTTTCCAGCCAAAAACATATTAAGAGACTAAGGTCCACTACATGTCTTTATTCTTTGTTTACAATGTTGTTCTACCCTTGAGTAAATACATTCTCAGCCTCTGACCTCAGGGGCCAGGGGCTTGACTTCTAATTTCATCAGTAAACAAAGCCGGCTTTTGGCAGTCAGCCGTGCCCAGGTTCACAGGATAAAAGGGACAAGTCACTGG encodes:
- the LOC115425126 gene encoding transmembrane protein 132D; its protein translation is MSLYYQSCRILQIVLATITAVLTQDISSKELADSKNLVPFPVSLPISYEVRDADYLFLKEAGQDFMRNSSTQSHTQPFVILRASRQPAVSASYGTMYTEQLVPPDLVQSVQLFNAPEVFTFNWKIQAFVLTPRVFSSKPKVRVLFYVAGRDWGRGEGTLDELPCVTVFAFWQTQEVRGSCAMGGERGTCMAELAPALGWFAPGSEGTSRERQDPSAGNPVELYYQAQPKVNGKCNSVDGSRWGSSQQQAEYVPVTPMQRIGSVRLLQVPKGMATLSRLKLGNAIVIRTSSKPLKKTDIATFYILMASSAQLTNFTLKATVKKGVTFRTATPSNSLLWDITLDMGADGAIAVVCQRKAPIPGKRLESSLLEILQMDFEVEELSSPLDSQVIIWKLELPLGSKNVAKTEGAMRIYTTQRDFVGLAPLVMDTELLNTAVLTGKKVVTPVRIVAVEEDGVVTDVSDYTDCSSTDEDILKVSDRCDYVFVNGKETKGKLKMMVNFTYSYLSAQLEMNVWMPRLPLQIEVSDTDLSQIKSWRVPILTSKRPGWNSEEEDRKGKGCMLQFQHAMVRVLTHFVAEQEDPRDPKAYFLGSDWQVDVTRLVRYFMKVEDPRVARLQAGRVLQGRDLGTTTIQVFSPLSDTILGKTPIQVVDEKVTITELGVQVVTGLSMTLQLSPGSNKAILATTTTQEILQSPRQKAFISAWVQFSDGNQTPLDIYDPAFYRLTATSLDQGVVSVQGTPQAVVAEGEGEGGLVKVELSICEACQKSKRKSTVAVGNGSLKVKFQVNSRRPDNNSSSDGSNVGSKDKGSDYGNDGEGADSEKKLRIPSRDPPASSEREEGAMQKITTTVKSTERTYITSGSLGGVGKTSNSGNPGSPTSMVNVNMMSSPSESSKGYDSDNMIVEDMGSVSLTSTVKAPGNLVNYNNFPTKVEVPGRESVEVEIGGEELLANRPLTDLEIGMYALLGVFCLAILVFLVNCISYVVKFRHKKPPSHNQEPTGHRHDWVWLGTDAELVMSVPGSPIQQDSQTTTTVIDIVPDKTASLSRRPSCLASVTDSPISCVGSLRSKPMHTESLHSPTSKRKRVQFTTFSTLERQHSPHLPARENGDGIHWVGKEDSCEEEPQVPITEPGDQL